A single genomic interval of Monodelphis domestica isolate mMonDom1 chromosome X, mMonDom1.pri, whole genome shotgun sequence harbors:
- the APOOL gene encoding MICOS complex subunit MIC27 isoform X3 produces the protein MKKLAAITAFASLNVYAITEEETPQKPLQPSQLPIYNAPSLHSKYIEEQPGRLQTGIASIRTTAWHYVGWCKGIYVWMKNGIMDTVQFGKDTYVYLKNPPQDFLPKVGVITASGLLGLISSKNGSKFKKIAYPLGLTTLGASVCYPAQAIVITKVTGEKAHATSQQIYEVLGSWWTENYTQKGAELKEETELRREIRLETPTKMAATGSSTSAFSVEVARKLEPSSAGAVTATQFKADPKLMDHGQSNPEDVDMYSTRS, from the exons atgaaaaaactggCAGCTATCACTGCTTTTGCATCTCTGAATGTGTATGCCATAACTGAAGAAGAAACCCCCCAAAAGCCTCTGCAACCAAGTCAG CTCCCTATTTATAATGCACCATCTCTCCATTCTAAGTACATTGAAGAGCAGCCTGGCCGCTTACAAACGGGCATTGCTTCCATCCGAACTACAGCCTGGCATTATGTTGGATGGTGCAAA gGTATTTATGTTTGGATGAAAAATGGAATAATGGATACAGTTCAGTTTGGGAAAG ATACATATGTTTATCTGAAGAATCCACCTCAAGATTTTCTTCCCAAAGTTGGTGTGATTACAGCTTCAGGACTGCTAGGCTTGATTTCATCAAAAAACG GctctaaatttaagaaaattgCTTATCCATTGGGACTGACCACTTTAGGAGCATCTGTTTGCTACCCAGCTCAGGCGATAGTAATTACTAAG GTTACTGGGGAAAAGGCCCATGCAACAAGCCAGCAGATTTATGAAGTGCTCGGGTCATGGTGGACAGAAAACTACACACAAAAAGGAGCTGAActcaaagaagaaactgaa CTTAGAAGAGAGATCAGACTTGAAACACCGACAAAGATGGCAGCAACAGGATCTAGCACATCTGCATTCAGCGTTGAGGTGGCAAGAAAACTAGAACCATCCTCAG CAGGTGCTGTTACAGCCACACAGTTTAAGGCTGACCCCAAGCTCATGGATCACGGTCAGTCCAATCCCGAAGATGTAGATATGTACAGCACTAGAAGTTGA
- the APOOL gene encoding MICOS complex subunit MIC27 isoform X1, protein MAAAGMKKLAAITAFASLNVYAITEEETPQKPLQPSQLPIYNAPSLHSKYIEEQPGRLQTGIASIRTTAWHYVGWCKGIYVWMKNGIMDTVQFGKDTYVYLKNPPQDFLPKVGVITASGLLGLISSKNGSKFKKIAYPLGLTTLGASVCYPAQAIVITKVTGEKAHATSQQIYEVLGSWWTENYTQKGAELKEETELRREIRLETPTKMAATGSSTSAFSVEVARKLEPSSAGAVTATQFKADPKLMDHGQSNPEDVDMYSTRS, encoded by the exons atgaaaaaactggCAGCTATCACTGCTTTTGCATCTCTGAATGTGTATGCCATAACTGAAGAAGAAACCCCCCAAAAGCCTCTGCAACCAAGTCAG CTCCCTATTTATAATGCACCATCTCTCCATTCTAAGTACATTGAAGAGCAGCCTGGCCGCTTACAAACGGGCATTGCTTCCATCCGAACTACAGCCTGGCATTATGTTGGATGGTGCAAA gGTATTTATGTTTGGATGAAAAATGGAATAATGGATACAGTTCAGTTTGGGAAAG ATACATATGTTTATCTGAAGAATCCACCTCAAGATTTTCTTCCCAAAGTTGGTGTGATTACAGCTTCAGGACTGCTAGGCTTGATTTCATCAAAAAACG GctctaaatttaagaaaattgCTTATCCATTGGGACTGACCACTTTAGGAGCATCTGTTTGCTACCCAGCTCAGGCGATAGTAATTACTAAG GTTACTGGGGAAAAGGCCCATGCAACAAGCCAGCAGATTTATGAAGTGCTCGGGTCATGGTGGACAGAAAACTACACACAAAAAGGAGCTGAActcaaagaagaaactgaa CTTAGAAGAGAGATCAGACTTGAAACACCGACAAAGATGGCAGCAACAGGATCTAGCACATCTGCATTCAGCGTTGAGGTGGCAAGAAAACTAGAACCATCCTCAG CAGGTGCTGTTACAGCCACACAGTTTAAGGCTGACCCCAAGCTCATGGATCACGGTCAGTCCAATCCCGAAGATGTAGATATGTACAGCACTAGAAGTTGA
- the APOOL gene encoding MICOS complex subunit MIC27 isoform X4: MKKLAAITAFASLNVYAITEEETPQKPLQPSQLPIYNAPSLHSKYIEEQPGRLQTGIASIRTTAWHYVGWCKGIYVWMKNGIMDTVQFGKDTYVYLKNPPQDFLPKVGVITASGLLGLISSKNGSKFKKIAYPLGLTTLGASVCYPAQAIVITKVTGEKAHATSQQIYEVLGSWWTENYTQKGAELKEETELRREIRLETPTKMAATGSSTSAFSVEVARKLEPSSGAVTATQFKADPKLMDHGQSNPEDVDMYSTRS, translated from the exons atgaaaaaactggCAGCTATCACTGCTTTTGCATCTCTGAATGTGTATGCCATAACTGAAGAAGAAACCCCCCAAAAGCCTCTGCAACCAAGTCAG CTCCCTATTTATAATGCACCATCTCTCCATTCTAAGTACATTGAAGAGCAGCCTGGCCGCTTACAAACGGGCATTGCTTCCATCCGAACTACAGCCTGGCATTATGTTGGATGGTGCAAA gGTATTTATGTTTGGATGAAAAATGGAATAATGGATACAGTTCAGTTTGGGAAAG ATACATATGTTTATCTGAAGAATCCACCTCAAGATTTTCTTCCCAAAGTTGGTGTGATTACAGCTTCAGGACTGCTAGGCTTGATTTCATCAAAAAACG GctctaaatttaagaaaattgCTTATCCATTGGGACTGACCACTTTAGGAGCATCTGTTTGCTACCCAGCTCAGGCGATAGTAATTACTAAG GTTACTGGGGAAAAGGCCCATGCAACAAGCCAGCAGATTTATGAAGTGCTCGGGTCATGGTGGACAGAAAACTACACACAAAAAGGAGCTGAActcaaagaagaaactgaa CTTAGAAGAGAGATCAGACTTGAAACACCGACAAAGATGGCAGCAACAGGATCTAGCACATCTGCATTCAGCGTTGAGGTGGCAAGAAAACTAGAACCATCCTCAG GTGCTGTTACAGCCACACAGTTTAAGGCTGACCCCAAGCTCATGGATCACGGTCAGTCCAATCCCGAAGATGTAGATATGTACAGCACTAGAAGTTGA
- the APOOL gene encoding MICOS complex subunit MIC27 isoform X2, which produces MAAAGMKKLAAITAFASLNVYAITEEETPQKPLQPSQLPIYNAPSLHSKYIEEQPGRLQTGIASIRTTAWHYVGWCKGIYVWMKNGIMDTVQFGKDTYVYLKNPPQDFLPKVGVITASGLLGLISSKNGSKFKKIAYPLGLTTLGASVCYPAQAIVITKVTGEKAHATSQQIYEVLGSWWTENYTQKGAELKEETELRREIRLETPTKMAATGSSTSAFSVEVARKLEPSSGAVTATQFKADPKLMDHGQSNPEDVDMYSTRS; this is translated from the exons atgaaaaaactggCAGCTATCACTGCTTTTGCATCTCTGAATGTGTATGCCATAACTGAAGAAGAAACCCCCCAAAAGCCTCTGCAACCAAGTCAG CTCCCTATTTATAATGCACCATCTCTCCATTCTAAGTACATTGAAGAGCAGCCTGGCCGCTTACAAACGGGCATTGCTTCCATCCGAACTACAGCCTGGCATTATGTTGGATGGTGCAAA gGTATTTATGTTTGGATGAAAAATGGAATAATGGATACAGTTCAGTTTGGGAAAG ATACATATGTTTATCTGAAGAATCCACCTCAAGATTTTCTTCCCAAAGTTGGTGTGATTACAGCTTCAGGACTGCTAGGCTTGATTTCATCAAAAAACG GctctaaatttaagaaaattgCTTATCCATTGGGACTGACCACTTTAGGAGCATCTGTTTGCTACCCAGCTCAGGCGATAGTAATTACTAAG GTTACTGGGGAAAAGGCCCATGCAACAAGCCAGCAGATTTATGAAGTGCTCGGGTCATGGTGGACAGAAAACTACACACAAAAAGGAGCTGAActcaaagaagaaactgaa CTTAGAAGAGAGATCAGACTTGAAACACCGACAAAGATGGCAGCAACAGGATCTAGCACATCTGCATTCAGCGTTGAGGTGGCAAGAAAACTAGAACCATCCTCAG GTGCTGTTACAGCCACACAGTTTAAGGCTGACCCCAAGCTCATGGATCACGGTCAGTCCAATCCCGAAGATGTAGATATGTACAGCACTAGAAGTTGA